From Thermodesulfobacteriota bacterium:
GTTACGGCACGAGCGAAAAAGACCTCAAAACCTTCCTCGCCGAGGGGTTGGACGTCATACTCGACATAGACGTCCAGGGCGCGGAGCGGATAAGGGGGAGACTCGCCGATGCCGTTTATATCTTTGTCCTGCCGCCCTCGGTCGAGGCGTGCAGGGAGAGGCTCAGGGGAAGGGGCAAGGACGCCCCGGAGGACATAGAGAAAAGGCTCGAAGCCTCCATCGGGGAGATAAAGAGGGCGGGGGGCTACGACTATATAATAATAAACGACGACCTCGATAAGGCCTTCGGGGAGCTTAAGGCGATAGTGGCCGCCGAGAGGGCGAGAGAGAAAAGACGGGCAGCGAAGGTTAAAGAGCTTTTCAACGTGTGAAAAGGGGTTGCCGCGCAAGGGGGCGGGGGGGTAGGTGGCGGCGCCCGATAGCCGGATGGTAACCGTATAAGGAGGTATCGCTAATGGCAAGGATTTCAATTGAAGACTGTCTTGAGAAGGTCCCGAGCCGCTTTACGCTCGTCCATCTCGCCGCGCAG
This genomic window contains:
- the gmk gene encoding guanylate kinase, translating into MEGTPFILSAPSGAGKTTLRRMAVDFFPDLRHSVSYTTRKPRPGETDGVDYRFVDEGVFDGMEARGEFIENAEVHGKRYGTSEKDLKTFLAEGLDVILDIDVQGAERIRGRLADAVYIFVLPPSVEACRERLRGRGKDAPEDIEKRLEASIGEIKRAGGYDYIIINDDLDKAFGELKAIVAAERAREKRRAAKVKELFNV